The nucleotide window AAGGAGAAGGACAACGGGAAGAAGTTCCTTCCATGCCCGATTGTTTTCGATTTTCGTTGGATTTGTTGCTCCAAGAGGTGAAGGCGGTGAGAGAATTGGGAATCGGCGCGATCGCGCTCTTTCCTCTCATTCCTCCCTCCCAAAAAGATAATGCTGGAACAGAAAGCTACAATCCCAACGGGCTGATTCCCCGCACCATTCGTGCCATCAAGCAAGCCGTTCCCGATCTGCCCGTCATCACCGATATCGCCCTCGATCCCTACAGCAGTGAGGGACACGACGGAATTGTCAAAGACGGCATCATTCTCAACGACGAAACCGTTGCCGTGTTGGTGAAACAAGCGTTAACTCACGCCGAAGCAGGAGCCGACTTCGTTGCCCCTTCCGACATGATGGATGGTCGCATCGGTGCAATTCGCAATGCTCTAGACGCGGAAGGATGGATTAACGTCGGAATTCTCGCTTATTCCGCTAAATACGCCTCGGCATACTACGGACCCTTTCGCGATGCCCTCGATTCTGCACCCAAGTTTGGCGATAAAAAAACCTATCAAATGGACGCTGCCAATGCCAAGGAAGCCCTCAAAGAAGTGGAGTTAGATATTGCCGAAGGTGCAGATATTGTCATGGTTAAACCTGCCTTGGCGTATCTAGATGTCATTTATCGCATTAAAGAACGTACGAACTTACCCGTTGCTGCCTATAACGTTAGCGGAGAGTACGCAATGGTTAAAGCCGCAGCTCAACAGGGTTGGATTGACGAGGGGAAAGTGGTGCTTGAAACTCTCACCAGCATCAAACGAGCGGGGGCAGATTTGATTTTGACCTATTTCGCAAAAGATGTCGCAGCACGATTACAAGCTTCAAGGAATTAATGATGGTTCAAAAATATCGAAGATTGGGACGGTTGACGGTGGGAACAATATCCGCGATCGCCGTTAGTTTAGGCAGTTGCCAAACGAATGCACCGACAACAAACTCAGATTCACAAGCACAATCGACGACCGCCGCAACAACGGATGAGTTACAAGTGGTGACAACATTTTTGCCCATCACTCAGTTTACAAAAGCCGTGGCGGGCGATCGCGCAGAAGTAAGCCAGTTGTTGC belongs to Lusitaniella coriacea LEGE 07157 and includes:
- the hemB gene encoding porphobilinogen synthase, giving the protein MLTQSPNPKLENDPKATGSLLYRPRRLRRTGALRRMVRETNLTANDLIYPLFVMEGEGQREEVPSMPDCFRFSLDLLLQEVKAVRELGIGAIALFPLIPPSQKDNAGTESYNPNGLIPRTIRAIKQAVPDLPVITDIALDPYSSEGHDGIVKDGIILNDETVAVLVKQALTHAEAGADFVAPSDMMDGRIGAIRNALDAEGWINVGILAYSAKYASAYYGPFRDALDSAPKFGDKKTYQMDAANAKEALKEVELDIAEGADIVMVKPALAYLDVIYRIKERTNLPVAAYNVSGEYAMVKAAAQQGWIDEGKVVLETLTSIKRAGADLILTYFAKDVAARLQASRN